Part of the Pseudomonadota bacterium genome is shown below.
CATTTGGTTACTGACCGGTTTTCATTCGGAAATGTTGGGATCAATAAGCTTTCGTATCCCCCCCAGCTTGACCCCATGCCAAATAACCTCATCCCATCTAAGAAAGCAGCGACTCTGGTTTGGTCAGTTTCACTGATGATAAAACCAAAGAGGCTTGCCGCGCCAGTGAAGTCGCGTCTCCAAATATGATGCCCACGGTCGCTCTCAAGGGCTGGATGCATAACCTTCTTAACCAGTGGATGCGCCTCTAACCACTTCGCTATTTTAATGCCATTTGTGTGCTGGCGCCTCATTCGCACGCTCAAAGTTCGCAAACCTCTTAGTGTAAGATATACATCGTCTGGTGCAGCGAAGTTCCCAAATAGGTCTGTGGTTTCTTTAACTTTTTTATAAGTGGCTTCATTACAAATTATTGCGCCCATCATCACGTCCGAGTGACCGCTTATATATTTTGTAGAGGCGTGAATGGATACATCTATGCCATTTTCGATTGCTTTGAAAAAATAACCCGATGACCAAGTATTATCTATCATGGAAATGACACCAGCTTGGCGAGCAATATCTGCGATGACTGGTATATCCTGCATTT
Proteins encoded:
- the metC gene encoding cystathionine beta-lyase: MKDDTKIIHSGRAPFDHYGAVNTPVYHASTILFPTMAQYLSRGTDPNVKVRYGLRGTPTSFALEDALTELESGAGTILNPSGLQAITMAFMAFVEPGDHILVTDNTYAPCRSFCDNFLSRFGVTTEYYDPLIGEGVKDLLRQNTKLIWTESPGSQTFEMQDIPVIADIARQAGVISMIDNTWSSGYFFKAIENGIDVSIHASTKYISGHSDVMMGAIICNEATYKKVKETTDLFGNFAAPDDVYLTLRGLRTLSVRMRRQHTNGIKIAKWLEAHPLVKKVMHPALESDRGHHIWRRDFTGAASLFGFIISETDQTRVAAFLDGMRLFGMGSSWGGYESLLIPTFPNENRSVTKWEPNGQTMRIHVGLEDPEDLIADLEDGLRRLAT